A region of Ornithorhynchus anatinus isolate Pmale09 chromosome 5, mOrnAna1.pri.v4, whole genome shotgun sequence DNA encodes the following proteins:
- the RPS27L gene encoding 40S ribosomal protein S27-like, whose translation MPLAKDLVHPSLEDEKKKHKKKRLVQSPNSYFMDVKCPGCYKITTVFSHAQTVVLCVGCSTVLCQPTGGKARLTEGCSFRRKQH comes from the exons ATGCCC TTGGCTAAAGACTTAGTGCATCCATCCTTAGAGGATGAGAAGAAGAAACACAAAAAGAAACGGCTGGTTCAGAGTCCAAATTCTTACTTTATGGATGTAAAGTGTCCAG GCTGCTACAAGATCACCACGGTGTTCAGCCATGCCCAAACGGTGGTTTTGTGTGTTGGTTGCTCAACTGTGTTGTGCCAGCCAACGGGAGGCAAGGCCAGGCTCACAGAAG GATGCTCATTTAGAAGAAAGCAACACTAA
- the LACTB gene encoding serine beta-lactamase-like protein LACTB, mitochondrial, translated as WLSRGCGALGLGLGLGLGLGLAVGARLGGGLRGAGPASPSSGDAPGPRSPGPRSPGPRSPGPRSPGPRSPAPRFSRAVRTSRDLLARMKDEVGAPGVLVGVSVDGEEVWSEGLGYADVENRVPCKPETVMRIASISKCLTMVAIAKLWEEGKLDLDVPVQKYVPEFPEKEYEGDKVSVTTRLLISHLSGIRHYEKDIKKVKEEKALKGLRMRETLESNHERDLKEKEDKKTEKSDLAQVRSEQEGESKGRNSKSGKKKNDFEQDELYLKEKFENTIESLRIFKNDPLFFKPGSQFLYSTFGYTLLGAIVERASGQKFVDYMQKIFHELGMPTTVQEENEPVIYNRARFYAYNKKGRLVNTPYVDNSYKWAGGGYLSTVGDLLRFGNAMLYGYQVGMLKNSDGRLLPGYLKPETMMMMWTPVPNTEMSWDREGKYAMAWGVVEKQQRYGSCRQQRHYASHTGGAVGASSVLLILPEELDAEATDNKLVIPPKGIVVTIICNMQSVGLNGTALKIALEFEKDKSGGYSH; from the exons TGGCTGTCCCGGGGCTGCGGggcgctggggctggggctggggctggggctggggctggggttggcgGTGGGGGCCCGGCTGGGGGGCGGCCTGCGGGGCGCGGGGCCCGCCAGCCCCTCCTCGGGGGACGCCCCCGGACCCCGCAGCCCCGGACCCCGCAGCCCCGGACCCCGCAGCCCCGGACCCCGCAGCCCCGGACCccgcagccccgccccccgcttctCCAGGGCCGTCCGCACCAGTCGGGACCTGCTGGCGCGGATGAAG GATGAGGTCGGAGCCCCCGGCGTACTAGTTGGAGTTTCCGTAGATGGAGAAGAAGTCTGGTCGGAAG GTTTGGGCTATGCCGACGTAGAAAATCGAGTACCGTGTAAACCAGAGACAGTGATGCGAATTGCTAGCATCAGCAAGTGTCTTACGATGGTGGCCATTGCCAAGCTGTGGGAAGAGGGAAAATTAGATCTCGATGTTCCAGTGCAGAAGTATGTCCCCGAATTCCCAGAAAAAGAATATGAAGGTGACAAG GTTTCTGTTACTACACGATTACTGATTTCACACTTAAGTGGAATTCGTCACTATGAAAAGGATATTAAAAAGGTGAAAGAGGAGAAAGCCCTAAAAGGCTTGAGGATGAGAGAGACACTGGAATCCAACCACGAGAGAGacttgaaagagaaagaagacaaaAAAACTGAAAAGAGTGATCTAGCCCAGGTTAGGTCAGAACAGGAGGGTGAAAGCAAAGGCCGCAATTCAAAATCTGGCAAAAAAAAGAATGATTTCGAACAAGACGAATTGTATTTAAAAGAGAAGTTTGAAAATACAATCGAGTCCTTAAGGATATTTAAAAATGATCCTTTATTCTTTAAACCAG GTAGTCAGTTTTTGTATTCAACTTTCGGCTACACTCTTCTGGGagccatagtggaaagagcttcggGACAGAAATTTGTGGACTACATGCAGAAAATATTTCATGAGTTGGGGATGCCAACCACTGTGCAGGAAGAAAATGAGCCCGTGATTTACAATAGAGCCAG GTTTTACGCGTATAATAAAAAGGGACGTCTCGTCAACACGCCGTACGTGGATAACTCCTACAAGTGGGCCGGGGGTGGCTACCTGTCAACGGTCGGCGATCTGCTCAGATTTGGAAACGCAATGCTCTACGGGTACCAAGTTGGGATGTTGAAGAACTCAGACGGGAGGCTTTTACCCGGGTACCTCAAGCCtgaaacgatgatgatgatgtggaccCCGGTGCCCAACACAGAGATGTCTTGGGACAGAGAGGGCAAGTACGCAATGGCCTGGGGCgtcgtggagaagcagcagagatacGGTTCGTGCAGGCAGCAGCGGCATTACGCGTCTCATACTGGAGGCGCGGTGGGAGCAAGTAGTGTTCTGCTGATCCTTCCGGAAGAACTGGACGCGGAGGCTACAGATAACAAGTTAGTGATTCCCCCGAAAGGTATCGTCGTCACCATCATTTGTAACATGCAGTCTGTCGGCCTTAATGGCACTGCCTTAAAAATCGCGTTGGAATTTGAAAAAGACAAATCAGGTGGATACTCTCATTGA